Genomic DNA from Thermus amyloliquefaciens:
CCGAGCTCTTTTTGGGCTACGAGCTGGACCTCAGGGGGGAACAGAGCCTTTCCGCCCAGTACCGCCGGGATGGCCTCACCTTCTCCCTGGGCTCCACCTTTTTGCCGGGGGATGGGCGGCTTTCCCGCTTCACCTTTGCCCTGGGCTACGACCTCACCCCGGACTTGGGCTTGAGCTTTAGCCTCGAGGCCGCCGACACCACCCGCTTCAGCGTGGGCGCCCTCTACCGGTGGTAGCATGGCCCAGGTATGCGCGCACTGGCCAAGCTGGCCCCGGAAGAGGGCCTAACCCTAGTGGAACGCCCGGTGCCCGAGCCGGGCCCGGGGGAGATCCTGGTGCGGGTGGAGGCCGCCAGCATCTGCGGCACCGACCTCCACATCTGGAGGTGGGACGCCTGGGCCCGGGGCAGGGTCCGCCCCCCGGTGGTCACCGGGCACGAGTTCAGCGGGGTGGTGGAGGCCGTGGGGCCTGGGGTCCGGCGGCCCGAGGTGGGGGACCACGTGAGCCTGGAGAGCCACATCGTCTGCCACGCCTGCCCCGCCTGCCGCACGGGCAACTACCACGTTTGCCTGAACACCCAGATCCTGGGCGTGGACCGGGACGGGGGCTTTGCCGAGTACGTGGTGGTGCCCGCGGAGAACGCCTGGGTGAACCCCCGGGAACTCCCCTTTGAGGTGGGGGCCATCCTGGAGCCCTTCGGCAACGCGGTGCACACGGTGTACGCGGGAAGCGGGGTTTCGGGCAAGAGCGTCCTGATCACCGGGGCGGGGTCCATCGGCCTCATGGCGGCCATGGTGGCCCGGGCCAGCGGGGCGGGGCCCATCCTGGTCTCCGACCCCAACCCCTACCGCCTGGCCTTCGCCCAACCCTACGCCGACCGGCTCGTGAACCCCCTGGAGGAAGACCTCCTCCAGGTGGTGCGGGAGGTCACGGGGAGCGGGGTGGAGGTGCTTTTGGAGTTTTCCGGGAATGAGGTTGCCATCCACCAGGGCCTCAAGGCCCTCATCCCCGGGGGGGAGGCGAGGATCTTGGGCATCCCCTCGGACCCCATCCGCTTTGACCTGGCCGGGGAGCTGGTCATGCGGGGGATTACCGCCTACGGCATCGCGGGCAGAAGGCTTTGGCAGACCTGGATGCAGGGCACCGCCCTGGTCTACTCGGGCCGGGTGGACCTCAGGCCCCTCATCACCCACCGCCTCCCCTTAAGCCGTTACCAGGAAGCCTTTGCCCTTTTGGCCTCGGGGCAAGGGGTGAAGGTGATCCTGGACCCCAAGGCCTGAGCCCCGGGGCATCCGGGTGCGAATGTGCCCCCTCTTCCGGAGAAGGGCCCGGGGTAGGGGTAGCCTGGGGCAGAGGAGGCGGGGAATGTTCACGCGTAGGCGCGTGCTGGCGGGGCTTTTGGGCCTGGGGTTTGCCCGGGGGCAGGCCCTTAGGGTGGAGGAGGTGGTGGGGGGCCTCGAGGTGCCCTGGGCCTTGGCTTTCCTGCCCGATGGCGGCTTTTTGGTTTCGGAGCGGCCCGGGCGCATCCGCCTGGTGCGGGAGGGCAGGGCCTCTTTGTACGCCGAGCTGCCCGTCTACGCCCGGGGGGAGTCGGGGCTCCTTGGCCTCGCCCTCCACCCCCAGTTTCCCCGGGAGCCCTACCTCTACGCCTACCGCACCCTGGAGGAGGGGGGGCTAAGGAACCAGGTGGTGCGCCTAAGGCACCTAGGGGAAAGGGGTGTCCTGGACCGGGTGATCCTGGACGGGATCCCCGCCCGCCCTCACGGCCTCCACTCGGGCGGGCGCATCGCCTTCGGGCCCGACGGGATGCTCTACGTGAC
This window encodes:
- the tdh gene encoding L-threonine 3-dehydrogenase; amino-acid sequence: MRALAKLAPEEGLTLVERPVPEPGPGEILVRVEAASICGTDLHIWRWDAWARGRVRPPVVTGHEFSGVVEAVGPGVRRPEVGDHVSLESHIVCHACPACRTGNYHVCLNTQILGVDRDGGFAEYVVVPAENAWVNPRELPFEVGAILEPFGNAVHTVYAGSGVSGKSVLITGAGSIGLMAAMVARASGAGPILVSDPNPYRLAFAQPYADRLVNPLEEDLLQVVREVTGSGVEVLLEFSGNEVAIHQGLKALIPGGEARILGIPSDPIRFDLAGELVMRGITAYGIAGRRLWQTWMQGTALVYSGRVDLRPLITHRLPLSRYQEAFALLASGQGVKVILDPKA